One genomic region from Pseudoalteromonas rubra encodes:
- a CDS encoding LysM peptidoglycan-binding domain-containing protein, with amino-acid sequence MKSHIAALLLATSAVFPALAQTLAVKTSAPERYVVKKGDTLWDISSLYLNSPWKWPALWQWNPQINNPHLIYPGDVLSLHYDSEGNPRLSLAKGVRRLSPQVRVVSDKNQAIPTLPLAVMEPFMRFEQAMAEGDFAQLPMVLGSNFNYRMNIEGHLLYVKGDLPRGGNYGIYRKGDAYRDPDNGAILAYESVLVGTGRVVRTGNIEAGQPSTVKIESVRREVKPSDVLMPISSGQSYSANFKMTQPVQAISGNIIASSNKLREFSTMAVVVIDLGRKDDLQEGNVLAIHRQSPTVIESEAGPSYVEDAGSLDKVITEVSEWFGEENDEDSVVWHMPKEKVGELMLFKVYDNISYAMVTKTRQPVRVGDSVSSR; translated from the coding sequence ATGAAATCTCATATTGCCGCCCTTTTGCTGGCAACGAGTGCTGTTTTTCCTGCCCTAGCGCAAACGCTGGCGGTAAAAACCAGTGCGCCCGAGCGTTATGTTGTTAAGAAAGGGGATACCCTGTGGGATATTTCTAGTCTGTATCTGAACAGTCCCTGGAAGTGGCCTGCACTATGGCAGTGGAATCCCCAGATCAATAACCCGCATCTGATTTATCCGGGGGATGTGTTATCGCTTCATTACGACAGCGAGGGCAACCCGCGTCTGAGCCTGGCCAAAGGGGTACGTCGGTTATCACCCCAGGTTCGTGTTGTCAGCGATAAAAATCAGGCAATACCCACCTTACCATTGGCGGTTATGGAACCGTTTATGCGTTTTGAGCAAGCAATGGCTGAGGGCGATTTTGCGCAATTGCCTATGGTGCTGGGCTCAAACTTTAATTATAGAATGAACATTGAAGGTCACCTTTTGTATGTAAAAGGGGATCTGCCTCGGGGTGGCAACTACGGCATCTACCGCAAAGGAGATGCTTACCGGGATCCGGATAACGGCGCGATACTAGCCTATGAGTCGGTGCTGGTGGGGACTGGCCGGGTGGTAAGGACGGGTAACATTGAAGCAGGTCAGCCAAGTACAGTTAAAATAGAATCCGTGCGCCGGGAAGTGAAACCCAGTGATGTGTTGATGCCGATCTCCAGCGGGCAAAGCTATTCAGCTAACTTTAAAATGACTCAACCTGTTCAGGCCATTTCTGGCAACATCATTGCCAGCAGTAATAAACTGCGCGAATTCAGCACCATGGCGGTGGTGGTTATCGACTTAGGTCGTAAAGATGACCTGCAAGAGGGGAATGTGCTTGCAATTCATCGTCAGTCTCCTACAGTGATTGAAAGTGAAGCGGGCCCGAGTTATGTCGAGGATGCCGGCAGCTTGGATAAGGTGATCACCGAAGTCAGCGAATGGTTTGGCGAAGAGAATGACGAAGACAGTGTCGTCTGGCACATGCCAAAGGAAAAGGTGGGTGAGCTGATGCTGTTTAAAGTATATGACAACATCAGTTATGCCATGGTCACCAAGACTCGACAGCCCGTAAGAGTGGGAGATTCGGTTAGCAGTCGTTAA
- a CDS encoding Sua5/YciO/YrdC/YwlC family protein, giving the protein MSEQDTQRQLPQNAVEALQQGGLICYPTEAIFGLGCDPDNEQAVHALLALKDRPVEKGLILIADNFAQCLPYVDDSKIPQDKRAEIFSSWPGPVTWLLPVKATAPQWVTGGNPSIAIRVTDHPVVKQLCQTFGKPIVSTSANFSGEEPAKTLAEAEAAFGGRVAFYQAGELGKQTSPSQIRDALSGKIIRS; this is encoded by the coding sequence GTGAGCGAACAAGACACGCAACGCCAGTTACCCCAAAATGCCGTCGAAGCACTACAGCAAGGGGGGCTGATCTGTTACCCGACCGAAGCAATTTTTGGTCTGGGCTGTGATCCCGATAACGAACAAGCCGTCCATGCGCTGTTGGCACTGAAAGACCGTCCGGTAGAAAAAGGACTGATCCTGATCGCCGATAATTTTGCACAGTGCCTGCCGTACGTTGATGACAGTAAAATTCCGCAGGATAAACGTGCAGAAATATTTTCCTCCTGGCCTGGCCCAGTGACCTGGTTGTTGCCAGTCAAGGCGACTGCCCCACAGTGGGTGACCGGTGGCAACCCTAGCATTGCAATTAGAGTGACCGATCACCCTGTCGTTAAACAACTGTGTCAGACATTTGGTAAACCGATTGTGTCTACCAGTGCGAATTTTAGCGGCGAAGAGCCCGCCAAGACGCTGGCTGAGGCTGAGGCGGCTTTTGGTGGTCGAGTGGCATTTTATCAGGCGGGCGAATTGGGTAAGCAAACCAGCCCAAGCCAGATCCGTGATGCCCTGAGTGGCAAAATCATAAGGAGTTAA
- the aroE gene encoding shikimate dehydrogenase translates to MDKYAVFGNPIKHSKSPAIHTQFAGQFNSVIEYRAILAELPEFEATVTTFFAEGGLGANVTLPFKERAYQLAGQLTERARLAGAVNTLMPQPDGSLLGDNTDGAGLVADLLRHTATLSGASILLIGAGGAARGCVYPLLQAGAASVVIANRTAEKAQQLAQLFSDYGNVQGVALNEVPVQNYDLVINSTSSSVTGLVPDIDPQHVSTCTLAYDMFYSDQQTAFLAWVATHNAAAQCVDGMGMLVGQAAEAFALWRGQTPEVTPVLNAMKEGSL, encoded by the coding sequence ATGGATAAATACGCGGTTTTTGGAAACCCGATTAAGCATTCTAAATCTCCTGCCATTCATACGCAATTTGCTGGTCAGTTTAATTCGGTTATTGAGTACCGGGCTATACTGGCCGAGCTCCCTGAGTTTGAAGCGACCGTTACGACTTTTTTTGCCGAAGGTGGTTTGGGTGCTAACGTCACGCTGCCTTTTAAAGAGCGAGCATATCAATTGGCCGGACAGTTGACAGAGCGGGCTCGATTAGCCGGGGCGGTCAATACTTTGATGCCGCAACCAGATGGGTCATTACTGGGTGATAATACAGATGGTGCAGGACTCGTTGCTGACTTATTGCGCCATACCGCGACTTTATCAGGTGCAAGCATTCTGTTGATTGGTGCGGGAGGTGCTGCTCGCGGTTGTGTGTATCCGCTTTTGCAGGCCGGGGCGGCGAGTGTTGTGATTGCCAATCGCACCGCAGAAAAAGCGCAGCAACTTGCGCAGTTGTTTTCTGATTATGGCAATGTGCAGGGGGTGGCACTGAATGAGGTGCCTGTGCAGAACTATGATCTGGTGATTAATTCAACGTCGTCGAGTGTGACAGGGCTGGTGCCTGATATCGACCCACAGCATGTGAGTACCTGTACGTTGGCGTACGACATGTTCTACAGCGATCAGCAAACCGCCTTCTTGGCCTGGGTTGCTACTCATAATGCAGCAGCTCAGTGTGTAGATGGCATGGGAATGCTGGTGGGGCAGGCGGCCGAAGCGTTTGCCTTGTGGCGAGGGCAAACGCCAGAAGTAACCCCGGTGCTTAATGCAATGAAAGAGGGTAGCCTGTGA
- a CDS encoding DUF1488 domain-containing protein — protein MNQQILINDDIHYNETRQCLIFTAMVSGMLVSCVIATSLTKEQALTHFKAHQFDYEMQAEQRIEDEAYSAQGEIELVQL, from the coding sequence GTGAATCAGCAAATCTTAATCAATGATGATATTCACTACAACGAGACGCGCCAATGTCTGATCTTTACGGCCATGGTGTCGGGGATGCTGGTTTCTTGTGTGATTGCGACCTCCTTAACCAAAGAACAGGCCCTTACGCACTTTAAAGCACATCAGTTTGATTATGAAATGCAAGCCGAGCAGCGAATAGAAGATGAGGCGTACTCGGCACAAGGAGAAATCGAGTTAGTCCAGCTCTGA
- the dprA gene encoding DNA-processing protein DprA: MTTLDLRHSLALRLCPGLGSRTLERATQHISPAELFTATATTLREFGLSQAAIHYLQAPDWHTIDTLIQQCIAQHIQLVGYFDTAYPPLLKQISSAPLMLFCKGRLSLLSQPQIAIVGSRNATATGLDIAREFGRSLSDVGMAVTSGLARGIDGAAHQGALSQGGATLAVLGTGVDVIYPRRHHSLYQQVAEQGLLISEFLPGSQPRAEHFPRRNRIISGLSLGVLVVEAEIKSGSLITARYALEQNKEVFAVPGSIRNPLSQGCHYLLKEGAKLTERVEDILEEVRFFSENGLYIVESNKKQEHCPVLQHLGFEVTSVDTLSQRTQWPVERVLARLLDLELEDKVERVLDGYIKLARG; the protein is encoded by the coding sequence ATGACAACACTGGATTTACGGCACAGTCTGGCACTGAGGCTATGCCCGGGATTGGGGAGTCGTACACTGGAGCGCGCGACCCAACACATCTCACCTGCCGAACTCTTTACAGCCACCGCCACCACATTGCGCGAGTTTGGATTATCTCAGGCTGCCATCCATTACCTGCAAGCGCCAGACTGGCATACGATAGATACTCTCATCCAACAATGTATTGCGCAGCATATTCAGCTAGTTGGTTATTTTGATACTGCGTATCCCCCGTTATTAAAACAGATCAGCAGTGCCCCTTTGATGTTATTTTGCAAAGGGCGATTGTCTTTGCTGTCTCAGCCGCAAATTGCCATCGTCGGCAGTCGAAACGCCACGGCCACCGGACTAGATATTGCCAGGGAGTTTGGTCGGTCGCTCAGTGATGTGGGTATGGCGGTGACCTCAGGTCTGGCAAGAGGCATAGATGGCGCGGCCCATCAGGGAGCGTTAAGTCAGGGTGGGGCGACTCTGGCAGTGCTTGGCACCGGAGTCGATGTGATTTATCCGCGACGACATCACAGCTTATATCAGCAGGTGGCTGAACAGGGCCTGTTGATCAGCGAGTTTTTGCCTGGTAGTCAGCCCAGAGCCGAGCACTTTCCACGTCGCAATCGCATTATTTCCGGACTGTCGTTGGGGGTGCTTGTTGTTGAAGCTGAAATTAAAAGTGGCTCTTTGATTACCGCGCGTTATGCCCTGGAGCAGAACAAAGAGGTATTTGCTGTGCCCGGGTCGATCAGAAACCCCTTATCTCAGGGGTGCCATTATCTGTTGAAAGAGGGCGCAAAACTCACCGAGCGAGTCGAGGATATTCTCGAAGAGGTAAGATTTTTCTCCGAAAACGGTCTATATATAGTAGAAAGTAACAAAAAACAGGAGCACTGCCCCGTATTGCAACATCTCGGCTTTGAGGTAACCAGTGTAGATACCTTATCGCAGAGGACCCAGTGGCCAGTAGAAAGGGTGCTTGCCAGACTGCTGGACCTTGAGCTTGAAGACAAAGTAGAACGCGTATTAGACGGCTACATCAAATTAGCGAGGGGTTAA
- the hemF gene encoding oxygen-dependent coproporphyrinogen oxidase, which yields MTLSQVNLESVKAFLLALQDEICQGLEQADGSGKFIEDAWQREEGGGGRTRVMRDGAVIEQGGVNFSHVYGASMPASATAHRPELAGRSFHACGVSLVIHPKNPHIPTSHANVRFFIAEKEGEEPIWWFGGGFDLTPFYPVLEDVKHWHSVAKSLCEPFGEQVYADHKKWCDDYFYLKHRKETRGVGGLFFDDLNQWGFDTSFEYMQAVGKGFLEAYVPIMEKRKATPFSEAQRQFQLYRRGRYVEFNLVWDRGTLFGLQTGGRTESILMSMPPLARWEYDFTPADDAPEAMLYKHFLRPRDWLAMTSLED from the coding sequence ATGACCTTGAGTCAGGTGAACTTAGAGTCCGTTAAAGCGTTCTTACTCGCTCTGCAGGATGAAATATGCCAGGGCCTTGAGCAAGCAGATGGTAGTGGTAAGTTTATAGAAGATGCGTGGCAGCGCGAAGAGGGTGGTGGTGGTCGTACTCGTGTGATGCGTGACGGTGCGGTAATCGAGCAGGGGGGAGTAAACTTCTCTCACGTTTATGGTGCGTCAATGCCTGCATCCGCAACCGCACATCGGCCTGAACTGGCGGGACGCAGCTTCCATGCCTGTGGTGTGTCTTTGGTGATCCACCCCAAAAACCCCCACATCCCAACCAGTCATGCGAATGTGCGTTTCTTCATTGCAGAAAAAGAAGGTGAAGAGCCTATCTGGTGGTTTGGTGGTGGGTTTGACCTGACGCCTTTCTATCCTGTACTGGAGGATGTGAAGCACTGGCACAGTGTGGCTAAATCGCTGTGTGAGCCGTTTGGTGAGCAGGTCTATGCTGACCATAAAAAGTGGTGTGATGATTATTTCTATCTTAAACACCGCAAAGAAACCCGGGGTGTGGGTGGCTTGTTCTTTGATGATCTTAACCAGTGGGGTTTTGATACCAGCTTTGAATATATGCAGGCAGTTGGCAAAGGCTTCCTGGAAGCGTATGTGCCAATCATGGAGAAACGCAAAGCAACGCCATTCAGTGAAGCGCAACGTCAGTTCCAGTTATATCGTCGTGGTCGCTATGTGGAGTTTAACCTGGTCTGGGACCGGGGTACGTTGTTTGGTCTGCAAACGGGTGGGCGAACAGAGTCAATCCTGATGTCCATGCCACCGTTAGCACGCTGGGAATATGACTTTACGCCAGCCGATGATGCGCCAGAGGCTATGCTGTATAAGCATTTCCTGCGTCCGCGAGACTGGTTGGCAATGACCTCGTTAGAGGACTAG
- a CDS encoding DUF494 family protein, which translates to MFDILMYLFENYIHSEADIFVEQNELTDELVGAGFNQDEIYKALDWLEQLADLQQSDEIPYLNARPDSAIRIYTEQECAMLDIECRGFLMFVEQIGVIDSTTREMVIDRLCALDKKAICLDDLKWVILMVLFNVPGKEHAYAQMEDLIFEEPTGPLH; encoded by the coding sequence ATGTTTGATATCCTAATGTATTTATTCGAAAACTATATTCACAGCGAAGCGGATATCTTCGTCGAACAAAACGAACTCACAGATGAACTGGTCGGGGCCGGTTTTAATCAAGACGAGATTTACAAAGCACTGGACTGGCTTGAACAACTGGCCGATTTACAACAATCTGATGAAATTCCCTATTTAAACGCCCGCCCGGATAGCGCGATCCGGATCTACACTGAGCAAGAATGTGCCATGCTGGACATCGAATGTCGGGGCTTTCTGATGTTTGTCGAGCAAATCGGGGTGATAGACAGCACCACGCGTGAAATGGTCATTGACCGTTTATGCGCTTTGGATAAGAAGGCCATCTGTCTGGACGATCTGAAGTGGGTGATCCTGATGGTACTATTTAATGTTCCCGGTAAAGAGCATGCCTATGCACAGATGGAAGACCTGATCTTTGAAGAGCCAACCGGTCCGTTGCATTAA
- the def gene encoding peptide deformylase, translated as MAKLAVLSFPDERLRTVAKPVAEVNDEIRQIVADMLETMYEENGIGLAATQVDIHQRIVVIDVSEERDEPRVLINPEIIAKDGSTISEEGCLSVPYSYAKVDRAETVTVKALNEHGESYEFDADGLLAVCVQHELDHLQGKLFIDYLSPLKRQRIRKKIEKEAKLAARA; from the coding sequence ATGGCTAAGTTAGCAGTACTGAGTTTTCCAGATGAACGTTTGCGCACGGTTGCAAAACCAGTTGCCGAAGTAAATGACGAGATCCGTCAGATCGTCGCAGACATGTTGGAAACTATGTATGAAGAAAATGGTATTGGCCTTGCTGCTACGCAGGTAGACATTCATCAGCGTATTGTGGTGATCGATGTCTCAGAAGAACGCGACGAACCGCGCGTGTTGATCAACCCGGAAATCATCGCAAAAGATGGCTCTACCATCAGTGAAGAAGGCTGTTTATCAGTGCCTTACTCCTACGCCAAAGTGGATCGCGCAGAAACGGTGACGGTTAAAGCACTCAACGAGCATGGCGAAAGCTACGAGTTTGACGCCGATGGCTTACTGGCCGTGTGTGTGCAACACGAGCTGGACCACCTGCAGGGCAAGTTGTTCATCGATTACTTGTCGCCGCTGAAGCGTCAGCGGATCCGCAAAAAAATCGAAAAAGAAGCCAAACTAGCGGCACGCGCTTAA
- a CDS encoding group II truncated hemoglobin: MKQLIKRIFNQDASDNQSSGTTHQAPTPEKTPYEIIGGESGTRALANRFYDIMESDPYAKPLYDMHPLPLDRIRQVFFEFLSGWLGGPDLFAEQYGHPRLRMRHMPFTINKDLRDQWMYCMNKALDLEVDNPLLREGLRKSLAQLATHMINHD; this comes from the coding sequence ATGAAGCAGTTAATTAAACGCATCTTTAACCAAGATGCAAGTGACAATCAATCCTCAGGTACAACACACCAGGCGCCAACGCCCGAGAAAACGCCTTACGAGATCATCGGCGGTGAATCTGGAACCCGAGCACTGGCTAACCGTTTCTATGACATTATGGAAAGTGACCCTTACGCAAAACCTTTATACGATATGCATCCTTTACCCCTGGATCGCATTCGGCAGGTGTTCTTTGAGTTCCTGTCCGGCTGGCTGGGTGGCCCGGACTTGTTTGCGGAGCAATATGGCCACCCCAGACTTAGAATGCGTCATATGCCGTTTACGATAAATAAAGACCTGCGCGATCAGTGGATGTATTGCATGAACAAGGCCCTGGATCTTGAAGTGGACAACCCTTTGTTACGAGAAGGGTTGCGAAAATCGCTGGCTCAATTAGCCACCCACATGATAAATCACGACTAA
- a CDS encoding methyl-accepting chemotaxis protein → MRVKSIQHKIYALLAITGVLVLIASILSNSSQQKQLAEETVETNIRLLADNYFDSINTMMLTGTMANREILSDKMRNHDNIEDAHIIRGDKINKLYGMGNPNQQPTSDVERAALQGEETLVIEQRDGKRIMTYLKPMVARENYKGTNCLGCHQAQEGDVLGAVRISYSLEDIDDTVHNNTWISTGLLTGIFATTFVILGIIFRKLFIVRLKTLGRTMRLATQNKDLSLRIDDTIDDELGRLAINFNKMMASFKDNIAQVSASSHVLIQSAEQIYNAADTTEQAIQEQKQGTDSVAAAINELESSSSEVKNTTHFASEKSDSSNHLAEQSMAVAEHTEQSINQLARDVRQAADQVSQLQTQTLEVGKVLEVISSIAEQTNLLALNAAIEAARAGEAGRGFAVVADEVRTLATRTHDSTDEIKRTIDKLQNEAAQTVSAMSASCEEADDRAMQVKQVAQALKDISNQMHEINALNVQIADATEQQNLAAEEINQSVVAIRDNAEQSLIDAHGSKQISENLLELARSLDEQVRSFRLE, encoded by the coding sequence ATGCGTGTGAAATCCATTCAACATAAAATTTATGCGTTACTTGCCATTACAGGCGTTCTGGTGCTCATCGCCAGTATATTAAGTAACTCCAGCCAACAAAAACAACTGGCCGAAGAAACCGTCGAGACCAATATTCGCTTATTGGCAGACAATTATTTCGATTCGATCAACACCATGATGCTCACGGGCACCATGGCAAACCGTGAGATCCTCAGCGATAAGATGCGCAATCACGATAATATTGAAGATGCGCATATCATTCGGGGCGATAAAATCAACAAGCTATATGGCATGGGTAATCCTAACCAGCAACCCACCAGCGACGTGGAGCGGGCGGCATTACAAGGTGAGGAGACCCTGGTTATTGAACAGCGTGACGGCAAGCGTATCATGACCTACCTTAAGCCAATGGTGGCAAGAGAAAACTATAAAGGGACTAACTGCTTAGGGTGTCATCAGGCACAAGAAGGTGACGTGCTGGGTGCGGTGCGAATTAGTTACTCACTCGAAGACATTGACGATACCGTACATAATAACACCTGGATCAGCACAGGCTTGCTGACCGGCATCTTTGCCACCACCTTTGTCATTCTGGGTATCATCTTCCGTAAACTCTTTATTGTCCGACTGAAAACACTGGGTCGTACGATGCGCCTGGCCACCCAGAATAAGGACCTGTCATTGCGTATCGACGATACCATAGATGATGAACTGGGCCGGCTGGCTATTAACTTTAATAAGATGATGGCCTCATTTAAAGATAATATCGCCCAGGTATCAGCCTCATCCCATGTCCTGATCCAATCAGCTGAGCAAATCTACAACGCAGCTGACACCACAGAGCAGGCCATTCAGGAACAGAAACAGGGCACGGATTCAGTCGCTGCCGCAATCAATGAACTGGAAAGCTCGTCCAGCGAGGTAAAGAATACCACCCACTTTGCTTCTGAAAAGTCCGATAGCAGTAATCACCTGGCAGAGCAAAGCATGGCCGTTGCGGAACACACGGAGCAGAGCATCAATCAGCTAGCGCGTGATGTGCGCCAGGCAGCCGATCAGGTCAGTCAGCTGCAGACTCAGACCTTAGAGGTGGGTAAAGTCCTGGAAGTGATCAGCAGTATTGCCGAACAAACCAACTTGCTGGCACTGAATGCGGCAATCGAAGCGGCGCGTGCCGGGGAAGCAGGCCGAGGATTTGCAGTGGTTGCCGACGAAGTCCGTACCCTGGCGACCCGCACCCATGATTCTACAGACGAAATCAAACGCACCATCGACAAGCTGCAAAACGAAGCGGCGCAGACTGTGAGCGCCATGAGTGCGTCTTGTGAGGAAGCCGATGACCGCGCCATGCAAGTAAAACAGGTGGCACAGGCACTCAAGGATATTTCTAATCAGATGCATGAGATTAACGCACTGAATGTGCAAATTGCCGATGCGACGGAACAGCAGAACCTGGCCGCAGAGGAAATTAATCAAAGTGTGGTGGCTATCCGGGACAATGCTGAGCAGTCTTTAATTGATGCCCATGGTAGCAAGCAGATCAGTGAAAACCTGCTTGAGCTGGCTCGCTCTTTGGACGAGCAAGTACGTAGTTTCCGTCTTGAATAA
- a CDS encoding type I DNA topoisomerase: MSKIDHSLFNADQHALEREYEVCPKCGSELVIKHSKSGPFLGCASYPACDYIRAIAHHDNHDIKVLEDSACPLCSEPLVVRNGRYGMFIGCTGYPQCHYIAHDEEPEEAPGPPCPKCHKGTLHKRKNKYGKFFYACDTYPQCKYSVNHPPIAHACEACGWPVMVQKHRGGKAVLQCPQKVCQHTIEEPQ, from the coding sequence ATGAGTAAAATAGATCATTCATTGTTTAATGCGGACCAGCATGCCCTGGAGCGGGAATATGAAGTGTGTCCTAAATGTGGCTCCGAATTGGTGATCAAACACAGCAAGTCAGGCCCTTTTCTTGGTTGTGCCAGCTATCCTGCATGCGACTATATTCGTGCCATCGCCCATCATGATAACCACGACATTAAGGTGCTCGAAGACAGTGCCTGTCCTTTATGTAGCGAACCTTTAGTGGTGCGCAATGGTCGTTATGGGATGTTTATTGGCTGTACCGGCTATCCTCAGTGTCATTATATTGCCCATGATGAAGAGCCGGAAGAAGCGCCAGGCCCGCCTTGTCCTAAATGTCATAAAGGCACATTACATAAACGTAAGAATAAGTACGGCAAGTTTTTCTATGCCTGCGATACCTATCCACAATGCAAGTACAGCGTTAACCACCCACCAATAGCGCATGCTTGTGAGGCCTGTGGTTGGCCGGTCATGGTGCAAAAACACCGGGGTGGAAAAGCTGTGCTACAATGCCCGCAGAAAGTTTGTCAGCATACAATTGAGGAGCCTCAGTGA
- the fmt gene encoding methionyl-tRNA formyltransferase: MSKSLRIVFAGTPDFAAKHLAALIASHHDVVAVYSQPDRPAGRGKKLKASEVKTLALEHDLPVYQPHSLKSDDAQAELAALNADVMVVVAYGLLLPKAILDTPRLGCLNVHGSILPRWRGAAPIQRAIWAGDKETGVTIMQMDEGLDTGDMLHIATCPIDEDETSASLYNKLAELGPDALVATLDKLAAGALNAEPQDDAQANYAKKLSKEEANIDWQQDAQQIERNIRAFNPWPVCYTQMQGQTVKIWQAKVVSQQGTPGQVLSADKGGITIACGEQALTITQLQPQGKKPMSAQDFLNGRSDWVTPGSQVGA; encoded by the coding sequence GTGAGCAAATCTCTGCGTATTGTCTTTGCGGGCACCCCGGATTTTGCTGCCAAGCATTTGGCAGCGCTGATCGCATCACATCATGACGTTGTCGCTGTATACAGCCAACCAGACCGCCCAGCCGGCCGCGGTAAAAAACTTAAAGCCAGCGAAGTGAAAACCCTGGCACTGGAACACGATCTGCCCGTTTACCAACCCCACTCACTCAAGTCTGACGATGCACAAGCTGAACTTGCTGCACTAAATGCCGACGTGATGGTGGTGGTGGCGTATGGTCTGCTGTTGCCTAAAGCCATTCTGGACACACCCCGTCTGGGTTGTCTGAATGTCCATGGTTCAATTCTGCCGCGCTGGCGCGGTGCAGCCCCAATCCAACGTGCTATCTGGGCAGGCGATAAAGAAACCGGCGTGACCATTATGCAAATGGATGAAGGTCTGGATACCGGCGACATGCTGCATATTGCTACCTGCCCAATTGATGAAGACGAAACCAGTGCCAGCCTGTATAACAAACTGGCCGAGCTCGGACCGGATGCGCTGGTTGCCACATTAGATAAACTGGCAGCTGGCGCGCTTAACGCCGAGCCACAGGATGATGCCCAGGCCAACTACGCCAAAAAGCTCTCGAAAGAAGAAGCCAATATTGACTGGCAACAAGATGCGCAGCAAATTGAGCGTAACATTCGCGCCTTTAATCCCTGGCCAGTATGCTACACCCAGATGCAAGGCCAGACAGTTAAAATTTGGCAAGCCAAAGTTGTCTCTCAGCAAGGCACACCCGGACAAGTACTCAGCGCAGACAAAGGCGGGATCACCATCGCCTGTGGTGAACAAGCACTGACCATCACTCAGCTCCAGCCGCAAGGTAAAAAGCCCATGTCGGCGCAAGACTTCCTGAATGGTCGCAGCGACTGGGTCACGCCTGGTAGCCAGGTGGGTGCCTGA